TTAAGGCAAGTTGGACGTCAGAGTAAAGATCATTTACACTTAATAACATAGATTGCTGTAAAAAAAAATCACTTGGAATTCTTACCTTCTGATTAGAAGGCCTGTTGCTCCTCGACTCATAAATGAAAAACCCTAACATTATCAACAATATAGGTGCAAGTGCTAATAAACCCAAAGCTCCCTGTAATTCacaactcattcaaattcaatAAAAGCAGAAAAGACAGTTATGAGGTTGTGTTTGATTCGCATTTTCTGATCACATGACAGCTACATTCCTAAATTAAACCTACTGTCAAAACATGAACTGCAGCAACACAAACCAAATACACCCTAAATAacccaaattgaaagaaaattaGAGTTTGTAAATGTGAAGTTAGTCAAGTACCTTAGCTCCTAATTGGTGAACAAACATACCACtagaagaaaacccaatcaagGCACCAACAGAGGTGCAAAACCCACAAAGACTCTGCATATCGGATGCCAACGATGGCATTTGAATACTATTTTTAGCAATACAAGCATCGATCGTAACATCGGCAATTGCCATGCTCGCCGTGACCCCAATAAGACAAATCAAAGCCATAAAAGCTGGCATGAATTGAACATTAACCAAAGCAACACTCAAGGCCGATACAACACCTAAAATACCAGATATGACGAAATAAGGTCGCCGATGATAACCGTTGACTGTAAAAATATCTGTCAACAGTCCCCATACTGGTTTCATAATCCATGGGATGTAATAGAACCCTACATACAATTGAACAGTTGATGGTTGAATCTTCTGAACATCTTTCCAATAATAATCTGAAACTACTCTAAATAATGATCCTGAAAAACCTTGGTTGAAACCGTAAACTGTAACTACTCCTAAAACAAAACTTGTGTTTAGTTCTTTACAAAGCATTTGAATCCATTGAAAGGGTTCACAGATTAAGACAAGAAGCCTGTTTTTACTCATTGTTCATCAATTCaactgctctctctctctctctctctctctctctctcaaacaAATCTGATACTATCAGTTACTTAATACTATAGAATTTTATTGCAATTTTACTTGGAAACTGATCAAACTATTGTTTAACTTATAAACTCAAAAAACTTTAACAACTCCCAATaacaataaaatcataaaatatttatattttcatttctagtatattatatgATTTAAACGAGCTTCAATAAACTAATAGATTCTCCCTATACAATTCACATTTCAGAAAAATGTGGAAACAGAATAAAAGAAATAGATGTAGAGCAATTATCTGTGGTTGAACCTAAAATACAAGCGAGGTAGGTCATACCTTACAGCCATTTTCTAGACAATAAGAAGCCAATAGTATTATTTAGAACTTCAGACAATGCAAAAAAGAGGTGCACCCTGCCCGGCTGCTACATCAATCCGAAAATGAATGTACAAGAATATACCAAGTTAGAAAATGACTTCTATAGAGGAATCTATTTTAACTCATGAGGTTATGAACAATTGTATATTACAACTATTTACTACATACAATTCAGTGATGCAGAATTATGAGCAGCAGGTAGTCTGCTATACCGTTATTACCAGTCACACTATCTTAGGAGGGGAAATTAGTTCAAGGGAAGCACAGAAATAGATGATTTATTTGAGAGTTCTGCAGCTTGTTTGTGATTGAATCAAATATGAAACAAGTGCAGAGGTACACCGAGTTACCCGAGAATGAAAATCAGCATCTTGAAGTCTCCATGGTTGTCTGTTTCATCCACAAGGACCATTTAACAGCCTCGAGGAAATTATCATTCTTCTGAAGAGCAGCAATCAGATTAGAGTAGGTTATTTGATCTGGCTCAATTCCGCTGTCCCTCATTTCCTTTACCAAAGCAACTGCCTTTTCAACCATTCCTGCAAGTCCATATgcttttattaatgtattgtaaCCGCACAAATCAGGTCCTAACCCACATTTTTGAAGTTCTTCCAGCACCTCTGCAACTTCTTCAATCCACCCTTTCTCTCCATAGATATTGATTAGTATATTGTACGTATAATGGTCCGAGACAACACTTGATTCTTTCAACCTCCGCAGCACATCTCTAAATTTTTCCATTTCGCCTTCTTTCCCATAAGCATCTAACATACAGTTGTAAGCCTCAAGGGAAACCGAAAACCCATGAAATTCCATTTTTTTAACAGTAGTTTTCATATTCTTTAAGTCTTTGTTTCGACCATAAGCAGCTATAATAGTGTTGTAGGAGATCACGTCAGTTAGGCCCCGTTTTCTGGCCATCCAAAATACTTTCTTAGCCTTCTTGAAGAGCCTTGCTTTTCCATACATATCAAGCATAACATTAACAGTTATAGTGTTCGGCGCATAACCACGTTGAAGCATCTCATCGAAAACCCTAGAAAGCTCATCCACAGGTAAGGCACGCGAGCAGCAATTTATAACACAGTTGTACATTTCTTGATCCCATGCAATACCGCTTTTCAAAATCTGGTAATATATTTCTTCCAATTTTTGCTGCATACGACACTGTTGATAAATCCGAAGCATATCACGGAACAGAAAAACATCTGGAACAATCTCCTTCTGCTTCTCCATGTCATATAAAACCAAAGAAGCTTCTTTTAGTGATCCAGATTTGACATACATTCTCACAACAACGCTATATGTAACCATATCCAAAGCAATACCCGACGATTTCAGCTTCAAATAAAGGTCCTTTGCTTCATTAAATCGACCCATGAAACCATAGATGTCTATCATTGTGCAAGCTATGTGCAAATTAGGGTCTCCCTCAAATGTGGGCATCTGAGTAAATATTCTTACTGCATCCTCGCGATGATCAGACTCTTTGCAGGAGCAAATTAACAAATGGTACAAGTTGTCCTCGAATATGTTATCCTTCCATTTCTTTTCCTTTAGAATTTGCAAAACATCATCAACTAACTGATGTTTCACATACGCCATGACTAAAATTGAACAGGAAGTTGGATCGACCAAAACATGACTATAGAAAGAACCTCTCAAAACTAGCGGCACTTTGTTTACCCTTCGAACCTTCTCATAAGCCTGCACAACACTACTAATGATCGAAGAATATTGGCACCCCATCCTCCTCATATCATTGAGAGTCGCTATGACCCCCTCGTCATCCTTATTCCTTACTTGCAAGtttataatagtaaaaaaattcgAGGAGTTAGGCTTGAAACCTGCTTCTTTAAGTTTTTCATAGTACCACTTTGTCTCCTTATAATTGTTTGCTCTACCCCAACCTTCAACCATAGACCGGTAACTTGTCTCATCAGCTTCCAATCCAACATTTGCGAGGTTATGAAATAGAAGTTGTGCAGCATCCATATTCGAAACTCTGCCATAACCAGTGATCAATGTATTATATGCAACAATATTTGGTGAAGTCCCAGCTTCTCTCATTTCCTTCAATACCCCTTCAGCCTCCACTAACTTTCCCTGTTGGCTATAAGCATTCAGCTGAACCAACCAATTCTCCAAATTCGGAACCACCCTATCTTCTTTTATAAACCCAATTATCTCTTCTGATTTATCATATAACCCGAGACGGGTATATATAGTAATCATAGCCGAGTAAGCCGATTGACATTGCAATTTAAATCCCCTCATTTTCTCAAATGCAAATTCTGCATCAGCCACATTAGCACTCTTCTGATAAAGACTCATCAACATACCAAATGTAGCAACATTCGGCTGAACCCCGTTTTCCAACATCAAGCGGAACCATTTTGTTGCCAAATCCCCATACCCCTTCCTAAAACAAGCATATATCAGTGTATTAAAAACCTGAAAACTAAGTGGGCTCCCTGAATCGCTAATCACTTGTTGAAGCAACCCCTCCGCCGCCATCCAATCCTCCTTCCTTCCCAATACCTTAAGTGCTACATTATATGCCACAACATTATCTTTCAACTTCCCATTAATTCTCATCCATTCAAAAAAGCTCAAAGCTTTATCATCATTACAACATTCAAGCTGTTTCAAAATAGAATTACAATGCCCCACAGTCGAATCCATCGAAACATTATCAACAGAAGATTCTAAAGCATCATCAATAACCCCATTATTATATTTATATACAAAAGAGGGTTTTTTTTTCTCATCTCTTAAAACATGTTTCTCATCCAATTTCTTTACACCACGATATCTCATCCAcagatttcttctttctttctttctaatAATCTCATCATTCATATCAATAGTAGTATCAATTGAGTCTGTTGAGGATaatctacaaaccctaaattgtttAACATAACTGATTTTTTGATGAACACAACAACTAGGAAATGAATTGATAAACAAAAGATTTGATTTTTTATGTTGAGATTCATGTAGTTCTGATGATGATGTGCAGATTTTGATGGTGGACATGATGGTGTATACAAAGTGTAAGAGGATGAAATAGTAGGAGTGGAGATATTTACCTGCTAGAGTGTTTTCACAATCAAATCGGTGGACTAGTGGAGGAGAaagaggagaaagaaagaaatggCGCATTGGCGCCTCATATACTGGATAAAACGGGGTAAATAGCACCTTATATTCGGGATACAGCCTTTTCATTTCTTACACTCCGTATACACATTGTTTTTGGTgccttgattttatttattttttccattttttactgtgaaattgcatgattgtCGAAAGGACGGATCACCCGGATTTAGCAGTGAGTATCGTTTCATATGAGACAAAAGAGATGAAGTTGATCCGGACCATCGGATTACTCTAACGGTACCCCTCATATTCATGGTAATCTCCTTTAGCAATCATGTGAAATTGGAACAGTGGGTATTAGAAATCTAAATATGTGAAGTTGAGACAGGTGGGTATTAGGCTAAGtcatatgggctagatatctagcaactagattggccatccacgttaACCTGGGCAACCTTCTAAGTCCTATGATATTGCTAATCTAACAGTGAAACGTTTAATAGAACAGCGTTGatcgctgaaccaaacaacgccacacaattttatttttctaaaaactaAGAGCTTCTCCAGCGGTGAATGTAAATATTTCATATGTGGCGTCACTTCTAAGACATCCTTTGAacataaaatcctaaatattaggaaaaataattttttatctctaattcttaaagttttttattatttgtttacttatttgtaggcatGTAATTGGTTAAAatcctttccatttttatttttcaatggtTTTTAATTAATATAAGTGTGACTAGGATATGAacacatcctctaagtgaatgtttaaaactagaggttcacttagaggatgtctaactcttttttttgccacatcatcttcacatcaatcgattggagatgattttttataaatattgttgTGGATCCTACGTGGATTAGGACTTTTTccttcacacacattccattggagaggctCTAATCATTACCTCTCTCTCCACctttttttcctctctctccaattttttcctctctctctcaAATATTTTCCTCTCTCTCTCCAATTACATCACTTCCTCTCTCCATCTAACTCTTCCAcatatttttttctttccatcttttcttctctctccatcactttctctctctcaatGATAAACATTTAGTTAAAAAGTATCcaacgctgaacggttcagcgttaTAGTCACTTTTTGGGCGATGAatgattcagcgtttcaatctcgctgctacttGAATTACGAGCACTTGCTAAGAGATAGAAGTAGATagaagtagtgttaacttttttcccacacttttttcttgacttgcaacactttttggccaatctagcagctcaatctaacccataggacttagccttagaGCAAGTCCAATGGGACACATCTAATTTCTCAGTTTGGCAGGCCAGGTGGATGGTCAAAGTTAATTTTGGGCAGTGGACAAGGGGTTTGAGACAAACAAATTCGACCGTTGCACTTTGAAGCAATCGGCTCCAACTGAACCGATGATCTTCTCCAATTGAGACGAGTCTCGGTTCCAGTTGAGACGAGCCTCGGCTCAGTGTGGCTCAACAACAGTAAATTTCCAACTGCAAAAAAACGGTCACATTTCCAACTCCCTATAAATTCAACTCAACTTTAATCTTCTCTACTCacaacaaatttttttcttctctacaTAATATCAACTCAAATTCAATCTTCTCTACATCTCTTCAACTCAAATCCAATCTTCTTTACATCTTTTCAACAAAATTTCAATCTTTTATACAGTTTTCCAAACACATATTTAACATCCATTTAATTACCATGGCTCCTCGGTCTCAAGATTTTATTCGACAAAGAAATAGAAAACCACCTAAAAATAAACACAGTGAAGTTCTAACGG
This DNA window, taken from Papaver somniferum cultivar HN1 chromosome 3, ASM357369v1, whole genome shotgun sequence, encodes the following:
- the LOC113355962 gene encoding pentatricopeptide repeat-containing protein At4g30825, chloroplastic-like gives rise to the protein MSTIKICTSSSELHESQHKKSNLLFINSFPSCCVHQKISYVKQFRVCRLSSTDSIDTTIDMNDEIIRKKERRNLWMRYRGVKKLDEKHVLRDEKKKPSFVYKYNNGVIDDALESSVDNVSMDSTVGHCNSILKQLECCNDDKALSFFEWMRINGKLKDNVVAYNVALKVLGRKEDWMAAEGLLQQVISDSGSPLSFQVFNTLIYACFRKGYGDLATKWFRLMLENGVQPNVATFGMLMSLYQKSANVADAEFAFEKMRGFKLQCQSAYSAMITIYTRLGLYDKSEEIIGFIKEDRVVPNLENWLVQLNAYSQQGKLVEAEGVLKEMREAGTSPNIVAYNTLITGYGRVSNMDAAQLLFHNLANVGLEADETSYRSMVEGWGRANNYKETKWYYEKLKEAGFKPNSSNFFTIINLQVRNKDDEGVIATLNDMRRMGCQYSSIISSVVQAYEKVRRVNKVPLVLRGSFYSHVLVDPTSCSILVMAYVKHQLVDDVLQILKEKKWKDNIFEDNLYHLLICSCKESDHREDAVRIFTQMPTFEGDPNLHIACTMIDIYGFMGRFNEAKDLYLKLKSSGIALDMVTYSVVVRMYVKSGSLKEASLVLYDMEKQKEIVPDVFLFRDMLRIYQQCRMQQKLEEIYYQILKSGIAWDQEMYNCVINCCSRALPVDELSRVFDEMLQRGYAPNTITVNVMLDMYGKARLFKKAKKVFWMARKRGLTDVISYNTIIAAYGRNKDLKNMKTTVKKMEFHGFSVSLEAYNCMLDAYGKEGEMEKFRDVLRRLKESSVVSDHYTYNILINIYGEKGWIEEVAEVLEELQKCGLGPDLCGYNTLIKAYGLAGMVEKAVALVKEMRDSGIEPDQITYSNLIAALQKNDNFLEAVKWSLWMKQTTMETSRC